A single window of Luteipulveratus halotolerans DNA harbors:
- a CDS encoding AAA family ATPase translates to MSELACSDAAVLDAVDAPTTPDFADVQDARTRLAEGGYLADDRLATTVFLQSRLGKPLLLEGPAGVGKTQLAASLAEVTGRRLLRLQCYEGQDESKALYEWDYGKQLLYTQILREKIGQVVEDTATLEEAVDRIAAQDSVFFSSRFLAHRPLLEALVSEEPVVLLVDEIDRADEALEAVLLELLAEFQISIPEIGTVTANHQPLVILTSNNTRDLSAALKRRCLHLFLEYPDAQRELDIIRSKDTGLPDALAAQLVEVVRGLRELDLRKSPSISETIDWARTLSVLGASELTAQLLSDTLNVVVKYERDLATAGRSLPRLVDPNADVPDHLHGHGHGHSHGNHSHSHVGEDHAHDDGPDGAAVRRSKDEPGRHDDNYYGAPGSTLRTRTPDPSSSTARSARKRKL, encoded by the coding sequence GTGAGTGAACTCGCCTGTTCGGACGCCGCCGTCCTCGACGCCGTCGACGCTCCGACCACACCCGACTTCGCCGACGTGCAGGACGCACGGACCCGGCTCGCAGAAGGTGGTTACCTCGCCGACGACCGGCTCGCCACCACGGTGTTCCTGCAGAGCCGGCTCGGCAAGCCCCTGCTGCTCGAAGGACCGGCCGGTGTCGGCAAGACCCAGCTGGCGGCCTCGCTCGCCGAGGTCACCGGCCGACGACTGCTGCGCCTGCAGTGCTACGAAGGTCAGGACGAGAGCAAGGCGCTGTACGAGTGGGACTACGGCAAGCAGCTGCTCTACACCCAGATCCTGCGCGAGAAGATCGGCCAGGTCGTCGAGGACACCGCCACCCTGGAGGAGGCGGTCGACCGGATCGCCGCACAGGACAGCGTGTTCTTCTCCTCGCGCTTCCTCGCCCACCGCCCGCTGCTGGAGGCGCTGGTCTCCGAGGAGCCCGTCGTGCTGCTCGTCGACGAGATCGACCGCGCCGACGAAGCCCTGGAGGCGGTGCTGCTCGAGCTGCTCGCGGAGTTCCAGATCTCCATCCCCGAGATCGGCACGGTGACGGCGAACCACCAACCGCTGGTCATCCTGACCTCCAACAACACCCGCGACCTGTCGGCCGCGCTCAAACGCCGCTGCCTGCACCTGTTCCTGGAGTATCCCGACGCCCAGCGCGAGCTGGACATCATCCGCTCCAAGGACACCGGCCTGCCCGACGCGCTCGCCGCTCAGCTGGTCGAGGTCGTCCGCGGGCTGCGCGAGCTCGACCTGCGCAAGTCGCCGAGCATCTCCGAGACGATCGACTGGGCACGCACGCTGTCGGTGCTCGGCGCCTCCGAGCTGACCGCCCAGCTGCTGTCGGACACCCTCAACGTCGTCGTGAAGTACGAGCGCGACCTTGCCACCGCGGGTCGGTCACTCCCCCGTCTGGTCGACCCCAACGCCGATGTGCCCGACCATCTGCACGGGCACGGCCACGGGCACTCGCACGGCAACCACTCACACAGCCACGTGGGCGAGGACCACGCGCACGACGACGGACCGGACGGAGCTGCCGTCCGACGATCCAAGGACGAACCCGGTCGGCACGACGACAACTACTACGGCGCACCGGGATCCACGCTTCGGACGCGGACTCCGGACCCCTCGTCCTCGACCGCCCGCAGCGCCCGCAAGCGGAAGCTGTGA
- a CDS encoding VWA domain-containing protein, translating into MEGALHRFIRLLRLHGVRISVAESLDAMQAAAQPSVLIDRDVLRAALVSTLVKDRRDLLTFERVFDRFFALAPVVEDGEHDHTHEHDDLSDEGDLEQFTLSDAPGELPAQGHEHGKPQDIRQFFRPEDLAQQYNLHQEANKLDMASTTDEVVLSKDALDQTAQVARVQLSTTRLHNPGVPRELAKQPGMQVDADLSVAEEMALLGWLGEQDLPDELDDEAPDLAALRARLAPLLADLPERLREHLQQLMSVEHEIETREHEAARAESIDETDRFALEESIRRILRNLHGSPRPRRSVAAQGVVDARRTMRRNMRYDGVPFRPVTVRKAHDRPRLVVLADASLSVRATARFTLNLVHSLQSVAASVRTFVFVDDVAEVTDMFAEHRIDDALTRIMSGQAAGGPLDVDADSDYGRAFGTFLDEFGSVLTRRTTLLVLGDGRGNGHDPGLRSFEEMGRRARHTLWLTPEPRYSWGLGRCDLPLYAEHCDRVQVVRGLDTLEDLSHAMSEPVR; encoded by the coding sequence GTGGAGGGGGCGCTTCACCGGTTCATCCGACTGCTGCGGCTGCACGGTGTACGCATCAGCGTCGCCGAGTCGCTCGACGCCATGCAGGCCGCCGCGCAGCCGAGCGTCCTGATCGACCGTGACGTGCTGCGCGCGGCGCTCGTCTCGACCCTGGTCAAGGACCGACGAGACCTCCTGACGTTCGAGCGGGTCTTCGACCGGTTCTTCGCGCTCGCACCGGTCGTCGAGGACGGCGAGCACGACCACACGCACGAGCACGACGACCTCAGCGACGAGGGCGACCTGGAGCAGTTCACGCTGTCGGACGCCCCTGGCGAGCTCCCCGCCCAGGGGCACGAGCACGGCAAGCCGCAGGACATCCGCCAGTTCTTCAGGCCCGAGGACCTGGCTCAGCAGTACAACCTGCACCAGGAGGCCAACAAGCTCGACATGGCCTCCACCACGGACGAGGTGGTGCTGTCCAAGGACGCACTCGATCAGACCGCGCAGGTGGCGCGAGTCCAGCTGTCGACCACACGGCTGCACAACCCGGGCGTCCCCCGTGAGCTCGCCAAGCAGCCCGGTATGCAGGTGGACGCCGACCTGTCGGTCGCCGAGGAGATGGCCCTTCTCGGCTGGCTCGGCGAGCAGGACCTCCCGGACGAGCTCGACGACGAGGCACCTGACCTCGCCGCACTGCGCGCCCGGCTCGCTCCGCTGCTCGCCGATCTGCCCGAGCGGCTGCGTGAGCACCTGCAACAGCTGATGTCGGTGGAGCACGAGATCGAGACGCGTGAGCACGAGGCCGCCAGGGCCGAGTCCATCGACGAGACAGACCGATTCGCGCTCGAGGAGTCGATCCGACGCATCCTGCGCAACCTGCACGGCTCACCTCGCCCGCGTCGTTCGGTCGCAGCTCAGGGAGTCGTCGACGCACGTCGAACGATGAGGCGCAACATGCGCTACGACGGCGTACCGTTCCGTCCGGTCACCGTGCGCAAGGCGCACGACCGGCCGCGACTCGTCGTCCTCGCCGACGCGTCCCTGTCGGTGCGTGCGACCGCGCGGTTCACCCTCAACCTCGTGCACTCTCTGCAGTCCGTCGCCGCGTCGGTACGCACGTTCGTGTTCGTCGACGACGTCGCTGAGGTGACGGACATGTTCGCCGAGCACCGCATCGACGACGCTCTCACCCGCATCATGTCGGGCCAGGCCGCCGGCGGTCCGCTCGACGTGGACGCCGACTCCGACTACGGCCGCGCCTTCGGCACGTTCCTGGACGAGTTCGGCTCGGTGCTCACCCGGCGTACGACGCTGCTCGTGCTCGGCGACGGCCGCGGCAACGGCCACGACCCCGGTCTGCGGTCCTTCGAGGAGATGGGCCGGCGCGCACGGCACACACTGTGGCTCACGCCCGAGCCCAGGTACTCATGGGGGCTCGGCCGGTGCGATCTGCCGTTGTACGCCGAGCACTGCGACCGGGTGCAGGTCGTGCGCGGCCTCGACACCCTTGAGGACCTGTCGCACGCGATGTCCGAGCCGGTGCGATGA
- the mftM gene encoding mycofactocin oligosaccharide methyltransferase MftM — protein sequence MSQVTGVPIDPLGPTTGGVYRDGRVEVVRAGGVPRREARAITHTRHFDLESLGGRLRLTHRLAPAHIDEDLTALLTTELFDPGWVRGSDLFERLFTGVVRTIDDDPAVAWEAFYRNTIRRFGEAGAGVPDSIHGSIEGFAPVYDHVAELTPAGSVLELGCCFGFLSLRLAVSHDVIASDVSAGTVRLVSAVAPRLGAHVRTLTADAAHVPLPDRSVDTVLAIHLLEHLDHGHGDRVVAEAVRIARRRVVVAVPYEEVADEAFGHVRTVDAADLRRWGRASGSAYDVHDLHGGWLVIDRDRSDHAELARLVDRLGPT from the coding sequence ATGAGCCAGGTCACCGGCGTACCGATCGATCCCCTCGGGCCGACCACCGGAGGCGTCTACCGCGACGGGCGGGTCGAGGTGGTGCGCGCCGGCGGAGTGCCACGGCGCGAGGCACGAGCCATCACGCACACCCGCCACTTCGACCTGGAGTCGCTCGGCGGCCGGTTGCGCCTCACACACCGCCTCGCACCCGCCCACATCGACGAAGACCTCACCGCACTGCTCACGACCGAGCTGTTCGACCCCGGCTGGGTACGCGGCTCCGACCTGTTCGAGCGGCTGTTCACCGGGGTCGTCCGCACCATCGATGACGACCCTGCTGTGGCGTGGGAAGCGTTCTACCGCAACACGATTCGTCGTTTTGGGGAGGCTGGGGCCGGCGTGCCCGACAGCATCCACGGGAGCATCGAAGGCTTCGCCCCGGTCTACGACCACGTCGCGGAGCTGACGCCGGCGGGCTCGGTGCTCGAGCTCGGCTGCTGCTTCGGGTTCTTGTCGTTGCGGCTGGCAGTCTCACACGACGTCATCGCCTCTGACGTGTCGGCGGGGACGGTCCGTCTGGTGTCGGCCGTCGCGCCACGGCTCGGTGCGCACGTGCGCACCCTCACCGCCGACGCGGCCCATGTGCCGCTGCCCGACCGCAGTGTCGACACCGTGCTCGCGATCCATCTGCTCGAACACCTCGATCACGGCCATGGCGACCGAGTCGTCGCCGAGGCGGTGCGCATCGCCCGCAGGCGCGTCGTGGTCGCTGTCCCCTACGAGGAGGTGGCCGACGAGGCCTTCGGGCACGTCCGCACGGTCGACGCTGCGGACCTGCGGCGGTGGGGTCGGGCGAGCGGGTCGGCGTACGACGTGCACGACCTGCACGGCGGCTGGTTGGTGATCGACCGGGACCGCTCAGATCACGCCGAGCTTGCTCGCCTCGTAGACCGCCTCGGCCCGACGTGA